The Sneathiella sp. P13V-1 nucleotide sequence CAATTGCACAGGAAGAGATTTTTGGTCCTGTTGTGGTGACGCTTTCTTTCCGCACACCTGACGAAGCGGTGAAGATTGCCAATAACACCCGATACGGACTTGCCGCCTCTATCTGGAGCGAGAACATCAATCTCGCACTGGATATCGCGCCAAAACTGGATTGTGGTGTCGCGTGGATTAACAGCACCAATCAATTTGATGCAGCTTGCGGCTTTGGTGGCAACCGCGAAAGTGGTTATGGCCGTGAAGGCGGTATTGAAGGCATGTATGAAGTACTCCGTCCTCGCTTTGAAGCTGGCCTTCCACTTTACAAACCCGCAAAAGAAGTTACGGCAAGTGGTCAATCGGCAAACGCCCCGACCAAATCCGTTGATCGGACACCGAAACTCTATATAGGCGGAAAACAGGCGCGTCCTGACAGCGGCTATTCCCTGCCTGTTCGCAATAACAAAGGCGATCTGATCGGCGAAGTTGGTTTCGGTAACCGCAAAGACATTAGAAATGCGGTTGAGGCTGCCGCCAAAAACGCTGGCTGGTCAAAAGCATCAGCCCATAATCGTGCACAGGTTCTTTTCTATCTGGGTGAAAATCTGGATATCCGGAAAGACGAGTTTGTCGCGCGCATTGTGGAAACAACCGGTGCCACCATCGCCAATGCGAAGAAAGAAGTGGAAGCCTCAATTCAGCGGCTCTTCACTTACGCCGCTTGGGCCGACAAATATGAAAGCCGTGTACACACTCCGCCAATGCGTGGCGTGACGCTCGCCATGAAAGAAACCATTGGTACTATTGGCATTCTCTGCCCTGATGAAAATCCGCTCCTTGCAATGATTTCTCTGGCAGGTCCGGCCCTCGCCATGGGCAATCGCATCGTCCTTGTGCCATCCGAAGCCGCACCGTTAATTGCCACTGACTTTTATCAGATTCTGGAAACTTCTGATGTTCCAGCGGGTTGCTTTAACATTGTTACGGGTAAGCGGGATGAGTTGGCGAAAACGCTGGCGGATCATGACAATGTGAAATCCGTTTGGTATTTCGGCCCTGAAGGTGGCAGCCAACTGGTCGAAGCCTCATCCGCCGGAAACATGAAACGCACATGGTGTAATCACGGTCGTCGCCGTGACTGGTTTGATGCCCGGCAGGCCGAAGGGGAAGAGTTCCTTCGCCATGCTGTTCAAATTAAAAACATCTGGATCCCTTACGGTGAATAGGACCCATAAATGAGTGCAGAATTTTTCCCGCAGGAAATCATCCGTAAAAAACGTGATGGCCTACCGCTGAGTGAAGCGGAGATCCAGTTTATTGTGCGTGGGATAACAGACAATTCAATTTCTGAAGGGCAAATCGCCGCCTTCGCCATGGCTGTCTTCTTTCAGGATATGTCCATGGAGGAACGTGTATGGCTGACCCGTGCTATGGTCAATTCTGGCGATGTAATGGATTGGTCCAACGCCGACCTTGGTCGCCCTGTCGTGGACAAACACTCTACAGGCGGTGTTGGCGATAAGGTCAGCCTGATGTTGGCCGCCATTGTTGCGGCTTGCGGCGGGGCCGTTCCCATGATCTCCGGCCGTGGTCTTGGTCATACCGGCGGCACACTGGATAAACTGGATAGTGTGCCAGGTTACAACACTGCGCCTGATCCTGATCTTTTGAAGAAGGTCGTGAAAAATGTGGGCTGCGCCATTATTGGCCAGACATCAGATTTAGCCACTGCGGATCGGCGTTTTTATGCCACACGAGATGTCACTGCGACCGTTGAAAGTATCGCTCTGATCACCGCATCAATTCTGTCCAAGAAACTGGCGGCGGGTCTTGACGCGCTTGTGATGGATGTGAAATTTGGATCTGGTGCTTTCAAGGAAAAATACGAAGATGCTGAAGCACTGGCAAAAAGCATCGTCACTGTTGCCAATGGTGCAGGCATGCCGACAACAGCCATCCTCACCGATATGAACCAGGTTCTGGGGCATACGGCAGGTAATGCGATTGAAGTGCGGGAGACCATTGATTTCCTTATGGGCAAGAATGTTGACAAACGCCTTTTGGAAGTTGTCTCAGTCCTATGTTCAGAGATGCTGGTCATCGCAGGAATTGCGGACGAAACAACGGCACCAATGGCCGTACATGGGGCGCTTAACAGTGGCAGCGCCGCTGAACGTTTTGCCCAGATGATTGCCGCATTGGGCGGACCAACCGACTTGATGACAAATCCGGACAAACACCTTCCCCTTGCCCCGATCAGTCGGGATGTTATTGCGCCGCGTCGCGGCTATATCGCAAAGATGGATACCCGCGCGATGGGTGTTGCCGTGATGGATCTTGGCGGTGGTCGCCATAAGGCAAGCGACAGTATTGATTATGGTGTTGGTCTGTCCAATATTCAGGGAATTGGCGCAAAACTTGGCCCCCGCAACCCGGTGGCAACCATCTTTGCCCGCAACGAAGCACAAGCGGATCAGGCAGAAAAACGTATCTTGGGCGCCATCACCATTGCCGAAGAAGCACCAGCACCAACATCCGCCATAGGCCGCAAAATTACAAAGGAAGATTTATGAGCCGCGCAATCCTAATGGTTCTCGACAGCTTTGGATTAGGGGCGACCCCTGATGCGGATCAGTTCGGCGATCAAGGCGCGGACACATTTGGTCATATTATTAAGGCCGCACATGATGGACGGGCAAATAACGACAATCGAAACGGTCCTTTGCAAATTCCGAACATGGAAAAACTAGGGCTTGTGGCCGCCCATCAGAACTATCATCAAACGCAGAGCGCCTCTGATGATCTGATCGGTTTGTATGGAGTAGCAAAAGAACTGAGCCGAGGGAAAGATACTCCATCTGGTCATTGGGAAATGGCGGGTCTTCCTGTTCAGTTTGATTGGGGGTATTTTCCAACGACAGTTCCCTGCTTCCCGGAAGAGCTGATTAGTCACCTTATCGAAGAATGTGACCTACCGGGCATTTTGGGAAATTGTCATGCGTCAGGAACCGAAATCATCGCCCGCCTTGGCGATGAGCACGTGGCAAGCGGAAAACCCATTTTCTACACCTCTGCAGATAGCGTCCTGCAAATCGCTGCCCATGAAGAGGTTTTTGGGCTAGACCGTCTATATGCCCTTTGTGAAGCCGCCCGTGTAGCCGTAGATGACTTAAACATCGGGCGCGTGATTGCCCGTCCGTTCTTAGGGTCTAATGGGGACTATGCCCGCACGGCAAACCGGCGGGACCTAGCCGTACCACCTCATGCGCCCACGCTGCTGGATATTCTCGAAAAAGAAAATCGATCCGTTATTTCAGTTGGAAAGATCGGGGATATTTTCGCTCATAGCGGCACGGGTAAAGTCGTGAAAGCCGATGGTAATATGGCGCTTGTCGATGCGACACTCTCCGCTATGGATGACTGTCCGGACGGCGGACTCATCTTCACCAATCTGGTAGATTTCGATCAATCCTATGGACACCGGAGGGATGTTGCGGGCTATGCGAATGCCTTGGAAGAGTTCGACAAACGCCTTCCGGAAATCATGAACGCTATGAATGATGACGATCTGTTGATCCTTACCGCTGATCATGGCTGCGATCCCACATGGGAAGGCACAGATCATACAAGAGAGGTTGTGCCAGTTATCGGATACTCCTCTTCCTTGCAGCCCCGCGCGCTTGGCACCCGAGAGACGTTTGCTGACATTGGTCAAACTATCGCTGATTACTTAAACATCCCTGCCCTGAATGCTGGCAGTTCATTTCTGGAAAATTAAATGATCAAAAAAGCGGAACTGCATGTTCACCTTGAGGGCACTGCGACCCCTCTTCTTGTAAAGCAGATGGCAGAAAGAAACGGGGCGGAGCTGGACCCCACAACTTTTGCATCGGATGGTGAGTATCGTTGGTCAGACTTTTGGGAATTCCTGAAATGTTATGATAAAGCAGCAGCAGCGATACGAAGCCGGGATGACTACAAGACTGTCACCTACGATTATCTAAAACGTGCAGCGGCGGAAGGGACCATATATGTGGAAACCTTCTCCTCCCCAGATCATGCGGCCTCCGTTGGCATCTCCTACGAAGATCATCTGATGGGGATCGCAGATGGGATTGATGCAGCCCGCGAAGAATTTGGGATTGAGTGCCGGATCATTGTGACCTGTGTTCGCCATTTAGGACCAGAGAAAGCTCTAGAGGTTGCCAAGAAGGTTGTGAGCACCCCTCACCCTTATGTTGTTGGTTTTGGAATGGGGGGAGATGAGGCCCAGTTCCACCCAAAGGATTTTGCGCCTGCGTTTGATTTGATCCATGAAGCTGGTCTTCCCACAACGAACCATGCCGGAGAGTTTGGCGGCCCTCAGAGTATCCGTGATACGCTGACCCACTTGCCCGTTACCCGAATTGGGCATGGTGTCCGTTCCATTGAAGATCCTGATCTGGTAAGAGAACTGGCAGAGAGGAAAATCGTGCTGGAGGTATGTCCTGGAAGCAATGTCTCAACTGGTTTGTATCCTTCAGTGAAAGACCATCCCATTGACGCCCTTAAGAAAGCTGGGTGTATTGTGACAATCAGTTCTGATGATCCGCCATTTTTCCACACCAGCATTGGTCAGGAATATGATCGCACACAAGAGGCATTTGGCTACAGTGATGACGAGATGCGGACCATTACCCGCAACAGCATTCAGGCCGCCTTCTGCGAAGACAGCCTGAAAGAAAAATTGCTCGCGAAAATCTAGGCTAACCCAGGCTATTCGATCTTCGCATCAGAAGCATCAAAACGTTTTAGTACTTCGTCGCTGATATCCATACCGTCATCGAAGAACAGAACATTTGAGCGATCAACGCCGATGTTGAGTTTTCGCTCCTGCGCGACCACGGCGGCAGTTTTAATGATCAATTCGCTCAGCTTACCCCGTAGCTCTGCCAACACTTCGTTGAGCTTGCGGTTTGCTTTTTGAAGTTCGATTTGAAGGTTACGTTGCTTTTGCTGAAGCGCTGCCACTTTCTGCTGAAACACTTCCGGCGCCAAAATAGCTTGCTGACGCTTCAGTTCATCCGCTTCAGTTTTCAAAACGGCGCGATCAGCTTCCACTTGTGAGCGAACGGCACCCACCTGCCCTTCAATTTTTGCTTTTGCCTCTTTCCAGACACGTGATTTGGCCATCACCCCCGCAACATTGACAATTGCCACTTTGGCTTCAGGGATCTGTTGGGCAGAAGCAGAAGACATCTGACCAGACAGTCCGCCGTTCAGCAGAATACCAACAGAAAGAGAAGCGACCAAAAAGAGGTTACCAGCAAGTTTGCGCACGAAAGGCTCCAGTTCTCAAAATTAATTTGTTGAGGTTGCCCAAGAACATATCAAAAGCACCCCCAATACCGCAACTTATACAATCGCCTAAATTTGGCAAAATTCAGACGCTTTTCCATTCCTGTATATGGTCAGACATCTCAAATTCGGGAATGGGTGGATGGCTTTTGGGTGTACCCAGATACAGAAAGCCAATAATTTCATCCAGACCTGTTGCACCGAGACGCGTTTTTACCGTTTCATCAAAGCAAATGTCACCGCTTCGCCAAATGCCTCCGAATCCCAGAGCATGGGACGCCAGCATAATATTTTGGGCCGCCGCTCCAGCAGATAGCAACTGTTCAGATTGCGGAATTTTAGGATGATCCTGGATCTTGGCGATAACCGCAATCACCAAAGGGGCTCGTAGCGGTTTCTTCAGTTCTTTTTCAAGGGCAGCATCAGACGCGTCAACATCCTTCTTCTTTAGGGCTTCTGCATATATCTGACCCAACTCGTGCCGTGCATCGTCCTTAAAGAGAATTATCCGCCATGGACGAAGACAGGCATGGTCTGGTGCGCGCAAAGCCGCTTTTAATATCTTTTCAAGATCATCCCCAGCTGGCGCTGGCGCCTCCAGCAATGCTGTTGATTTTCTGGTCAATAAAGCTTCGATCGCATCCATTAACGCTGCCTCTCCCAATTCTCTGATTTTTCCACCTATTTCTGTAACTTAATCCTATTTCAAAAAGACACAACCATCCAACTTTACATTAGGAATTAAAAAAAAGGATTGTCCAATTGCGTCAGATCAATTCATGATTGTTATCTGTGTCCTACACTCTCTTCACAGACCATAAATCGAATGCGAGGCGATGAAATGTCTATAAAAACGATAATCTTACATCTGACTAACGACGACAAACTTGATGGAAGAATTGAGGTGGCCCTTGGTTTGGCAACTCAGAACGGTGCGCATGTGACCGGTATCTATACCGTGACGCC carries:
- a CDS encoding aldehyde dehydrogenase family protein, encoding MSIAEIFDTMEYGAAPESDSEARAWLARHNSQFGLFINGSWTAPSNNSFKAFNPADNSDLANLSMATSDDVNDAVNAARKAQKKWEKLGGPARARHMYALARAIQRHSRLLAVLESLDNGKSVRETRDIDIPLVARHFYHHAGWAQLQETTFADYEAMGVIGQIIPWNFPLLMLAWKIAPAIAAGNTVVLKPAEHTSLTALCFAEICKNAGLPDGVINIVTGDGTVGDMIVNHGDIDKIAFTGSTGVGRQIREKTAGSGKHLTLELGGKSPFIVFEDADIDSAIEGVVDAIWFNQGQVCCAGSRLLLQEGIYDKFIQRLKNRMEKLRLGDPLDKCIDMGAIVAPVQKDRIEKLVKTGCAEGAEMWQPDIEMPQDGSFFPPTLFTEVEPACTIAQEEIFGPVVVTLSFRTPDEAVKIANNTRYGLAASIWSENINLALDIAPKLDCGVAWINSTNQFDAACGFGGNRESGYGREGGIEGMYEVLRPRFEAGLPLYKPAKEVTASGQSANAPTKSVDRTPKLYIGGKQARPDSGYSLPVRNNKGDLIGEVGFGNRKDIRNAVEAAAKNAGWSKASAHNRAQVLFYLGENLDIRKDEFVARIVETTGATIANAKKEVEASIQRLFTYAAWADKYESRVHTPPMRGVTLAMKETIGTIGILCPDENPLLAMISLAGPALAMGNRIVLVPSEAAPLIATDFYQILETSDVPAGCFNIVTGKRDELAKTLADHDNVKSVWYFGPEGGSQLVEASSAGNMKRTWCNHGRRRDWFDARQAEGEEFLRHAVQIKNIWIPYGE
- the deoA gene encoding thymidine phosphorylase; amino-acid sequence: MSAEFFPQEIIRKKRDGLPLSEAEIQFIVRGITDNSISEGQIAAFAMAVFFQDMSMEERVWLTRAMVNSGDVMDWSNADLGRPVVDKHSTGGVGDKVSLMLAAIVAACGGAVPMISGRGLGHTGGTLDKLDSVPGYNTAPDPDLLKKVVKNVGCAIIGQTSDLATADRRFYATRDVTATVESIALITASILSKKLAAGLDALVMDVKFGSGAFKEKYEDAEALAKSIVTVANGAGMPTTAILTDMNQVLGHTAGNAIEVRETIDFLMGKNVDKRLLEVVSVLCSEMLVIAGIADETTAPMAVHGALNSGSAAERFAQMIAALGGPTDLMTNPDKHLPLAPISRDVIAPRRGYIAKMDTRAMGVAVMDLGGGRHKASDSIDYGVGLSNIQGIGAKLGPRNPVATIFARNEAQADQAEKRILGAITIAEEAPAPTSAIGRKITKEDL
- a CDS encoding phosphopentomutase — translated: MSRAILMVLDSFGLGATPDADQFGDQGADTFGHIIKAAHDGRANNDNRNGPLQIPNMEKLGLVAAHQNYHQTQSASDDLIGLYGVAKELSRGKDTPSGHWEMAGLPVQFDWGYFPTTVPCFPEELISHLIEECDLPGILGNCHASGTEIIARLGDEHVASGKPIFYTSADSVLQIAAHEEVFGLDRLYALCEAARVAVDDLNIGRVIARPFLGSNGDYARTANRRDLAVPPHAPTLLDILEKENRSVISVGKIGDIFAHSGTGKVVKADGNMALVDATLSAMDDCPDGGLIFTNLVDFDQSYGHRRDVAGYANALEEFDKRLPEIMNAMNDDDLLILTADHGCDPTWEGTDHTREVVPVIGYSSSLQPRALGTRETFADIGQTIADYLNIPALNAGSSFLEN
- a CDS encoding adenosine deaminase; amino-acid sequence: MIKKAELHVHLEGTATPLLVKQMAERNGAELDPTTFASDGEYRWSDFWEFLKCYDKAAAAIRSRDDYKTVTYDYLKRAAAEGTIYVETFSSPDHAASVGISYEDHLMGIADGIDAAREEFGIECRIIVTCVRHLGPEKALEVAKKVVSTPHPYVVGFGMGGDEAQFHPKDFAPAFDLIHEAGLPTTNHAGEFGGPQSIRDTLTHLPVTRIGHGVRSIEDPDLVRELAERKIVLEVCPGSNVSTGLYPSVKDHPIDALKKAGCIVTISSDDPPFFHTSIGQEYDRTQEAFGYSDDEMRTITRNSIQAAFCEDSLKEKLLAKI
- a CDS encoding OmpH family outer membrane protein; amino-acid sequence: MRKLAGNLFLVASLSVGILLNGGLSGQMSSASAQQIPEAKVAIVNVAGVMAKSRVWKEAKAKIEGQVGAVRSQVEADRAVLKTEADELKRQQAILAPEVFQQKVAALQQKQRNLQIELQKANRKLNEVLAELRGKLSELIIKTAAVVAQERKLNIGVDRSNVLFFDDGMDISDEVLKRFDASDAKIE
- a CDS encoding nitroreductase family protein, with the translated sequence MDAIEALLTRKSTALLEAPAPAGDDLEKILKAALRAPDHACLRPWRIILFKDDARHELGQIYAEALKKKDVDASDAALEKELKKPLRAPLVIAVIAKIQDHPKIPQSEQLLSAGAAAQNIMLASHALGFGGIWRSGDICFDETVKTRLGATGLDEIIGFLYLGTPKSHPPIPEFEMSDHIQEWKSV